GGGATTTCGATCGCCGCCGGCGCGCTGGAGACGCTGGTCAAGCTCGCTTGAGTGCCAGCAACGGGAACGGACGGCCGTCCGAATCGGTCTCCTGCCTGCCCGCCACCACGAACCCGTGGTGCAGATAGAAACCGACTGCCTGCGGGTTCTGCTCGTTCACGTCCAGGGTGAGCTTCGGGAACCGGTCCAGCGCCGCACGCAGCAACGCCGATCCGACTCCGCGACCGCGGAAATCGTCGTGCACGAACAGCATTTCCAGCTTTCCGTCGGCGATCCCCGAGAAACCCGCGGCGATTCCGTCGACCTCCGCCACGGTCAGGTCCACTTCCGGGAAGTAGTGCGGGACGCGCGTGGCGTAGTACTCGACGTCCGCCGGGGTCAGGAAATGGTGCGTCGCCTCGACGGCGCTGCGCCAGACCTCCAGCAGCCGCGGGTATTCGGCTTCCCCGCTGCTGGGCCGCAGGGTCGTCACGGCAGTTGCACCTCCGCGTAAACCGCCCGGTGATCGCTTCCGGGCACGTCGAACGCCCGGTAATCCCGGATCGCGACCCGGCGGTCCACCAGCACGTGGTCCAGCGGCACGAGCGGAACGGCCGACGTCGACCAGGTCGGGACCAGGCCGGCGCCGCGAGCCTCCGCCGCGTCGACGTATCCGCGGGACAGCACCGTCCGCAGCGCGGCGTGGTCGAGGGTCGCGTTGAAATCGCCGGCCACCACACGCAGGCCGTGCTCGCCGATCGCGCGCGACAGGTCCCGCATCTCCTGTTCCCACTGGTAGTACCCGGAGTCCGGCGAACGCGGATGCGCCGCCACGAGCTCCAACGTCGTGCCGCCGCCGAGATCCGCGGCCGCGCCGGGCTGTTTCTGGGCCGAATCGCCGGTGTAGTCCTCTTCGGTCAACGGATACCGCGACACGATGCCGGAACCGTCCACCCCGGACGCCGGATGCAGCACGCGGTACGGCAGCGTCTGGAACAGCCCGGCCTTCTCCAGCCCGGACATCGCCGCCGGCGTCATCTCCAGCAGGTTCAGCACGTCGATCCGCTGCTCCCGGACCAGCCGCACGAGCGCCGCCGGGTCGGCCTGGCCCAGGTACAGGTTGGCCGCCAGGACGCGCACCGTCTTCCCCTGCGCCGCGGGCTGGTCGTCGGACATCACGCGCGGCGCGACGTACACCGCCAGCAGCGCGGACATCGCGAGCGCGACACCGCCGACCCACCAGCGCCGCAGCACCAGCGCGAGTGCGGCGAGCAGGACGCCGTAGATGACGACGTACGGCGTCAGCGCCAGCAACGCGGTCAGGTACCAGCCGCTGCCGTCCCAGCCGATCGTGCGCAGCACCGTCACCGTCAGCAGCGGCAGTCCGACCAGCACGAGCAGGCCCGTGACCAGCCGGGTTCGCGTCCGCGCCTCCATCACCATGATCGAAGAGTATGCCGGGCAGCCGCTGACAGGTCCGTGTCAGCGCCGTGTGCGCGGCTTGCCAGCGGCACCGTCCACAGTGTGCTGGAGCGACACAGGAGGAGGCATCATGTCGCACGCGATCCAGGCCGAGGGCCTGGTCAAGCATTTCGGGGAGACGAAGGCGCTGGACGGGGTGGACCTGGAGGTTCCGTTCGGGAAGGTGGTCGGGGTGCTCGGGCCGAACGGCGCGGGCAAGACGACCGCGGTCCGCATCCTGGCGACCCTGCTGAGACCCGACGCGGGCCGGGCCACGGTCGGGGGGTACGACGTGGTCCGCGACCCGGTCCGGGTGCGCGGGCTGATCGGGCTCACCGGGCAGTACGCGTCGGTGGACGAGGACCTGAGCGGCACCGAGAACCTGGTGCTGATCGGCAAGCTGCTGAACCTGTCCCGGGCCGACGCCCGGGCGCGGGCGGCGGAATTGCTGGAGCGGTTCGAGTTGACCGACGCGGCCAAGCGGCCGATCCGCACGTACTCCGGCGGCATGCGGCGCAGGCTCGACCTGGCGGCGAGCCTCGTCGGCCGCCCCGCCGTGCTGTACCTGGACGAGCCGACCACCGGACTCGACCCGCACGCGCGCAACGAGGTGTGGGCCGTCGTCCGCAGCCTCGTCGCCGACGGCGCGACGGTGCTGCTCACCACGCAGTACCTGGAGGAGGCCGACCAGCTGGCCGACCGGATCACCGTGTTCGACCACGGCCACGTGGTCGCCGACGGCCGGGCCGACGAGCTGAAGCGCCGGGTCGGCGGGCAGACGCTGCAGGTGCGGCCGACGTCGCTGAGCGACCTCGACGAGGTCGACCGCATCCTGGCCGAACTCACCGGCGTCCGCCCGGTCCGCGACAACGCCACCGGACTGCTGACCGCGCCGGTGTCCGACCCGGTGCTGCTGTCCACGCTGGTGCGCCGCCTCGACACGGCAGGCATCACCTCCGACGAACTGGCGCTGCGGCTGCCCAGCCTCGACGAGGTGTTCCTGGCGCTGACCGGGCACGCGGCCGAGGAGAAGACGCCGGAGCGCGAACTCGAAGGGAGCCGGTCATGACCGCCGCCACCGCCGTGGCCCCGCCCCGGCACATCAGTCCCGTCCAGGGCGCGAAGCACGCGTTTTCGCTGGCCTGGCGCGGAATCCTGAAGATCCGCAAGAATCCGGAACAGCTGGCCGACGTCACGCTGATGCCGATCATCTTCCTGCTGATGTTCACCTACCTGTTCGGCAACGCGCTGGGCGGTTCGATCGAGAACTACCTGCAGTCGTTCGTGCCGGGCCTGATCGTGATGAACGTGCTGCAGGCGTCGCTGACGGTCGGCACGCAGCTCAACACCGACATCACCAAGGGCGTCTTCGACCGCTTCCGCGCCATGCCGATCGCCCGTTCGGCCCCGCTGATCGGCGCGGTGCTGGCCGACCTCGTGCGGTACGTGGTGTGCCTCGCAGTACTGCTGACCGTGGCGACCGTGATGGGTTTCCGGGTGCAGACCGGTCCCGGGGAGTTCGTCCTCGCGATCCTGCTGGCGGTCGCGTTCGGCCTGTGCTTCTGCTGGGGTTCGGTGTTCGTGGGGATGCTGATGAAGTCCCCGGGCGCGGCGCAGGGCCTGATGTTCGTCTTCATCATGCCGCTGACGTTCGGCAGCAACGTGTTCCTCCCGACCGCCACGATGCCGGGCTGGCTCAAGGCCTGGGCCGACATCAGCCCGGTGAGCCTGCTGTCCGACGTGATGCGCGGCCTCCTGAACGGCGGCGCCTACGGCGGTTCCCTGCTGGGCGCACTGGCGTGGATGGCCGGTGCGGTCGTGGTGTTCTTCCCGCTC
The nucleotide sequence above comes from Amycolatopsis sp. AA4. Encoded proteins:
- a CDS encoding daunorubicin resistance protein DrrA family ABC transporter ATP-binding protein yields the protein MSHAIQAEGLVKHFGETKALDGVDLEVPFGKVVGVLGPNGAGKTTAVRILATLLRPDAGRATVGGYDVVRDPVRVRGLIGLTGQYASVDEDLSGTENLVLIGKLLNLSRADARARAAELLERFELTDAAKRPIRTYSGGMRRRLDLAASLVGRPAVLYLDEPTTGLDPHARNEVWAVVRSLVADGATVLLTTQYLEEADQLADRITVFDHGHVVADGRADELKRRVGGQTLQVRPTSLSDLDEVDRILAELTGVRPVRDNATGLLTAPVSDPVLLSTLVRRLDTAGITSDELALRLPSLDEVFLALTGHAAEEKTPERELEGSRS
- a CDS encoding ABC transporter permease, which translates into the protein MTAATAVAPPRHISPVQGAKHAFSLAWRGILKIRKNPEQLADVTLMPIIFLLMFTYLFGNALGGSIENYLQSFVPGLIVMNVLQASLTVGTQLNTDITKGVFDRFRAMPIARSAPLIGAVLADLVRYVVCLAVLLTVATVMGFRVQTGPGEFVLAILLAVAFGLCFCWGSVFVGMLMKSPGAAQGLMFVFIMPLTFGSNVFLPTATMPGWLKAWADISPVSLLSDVMRGLLNGGAYGGSLLGALAWMAGAVVVFFPLATWAYRKRV
- a CDS encoding acetyltransferase, encoding MTTLRPSSGEAEYPRLLEVWRSAVEATHHFLTPADVEYYATRVPHYFPEVDLTVAEVDGIAAGFSGIADGKLEMLFVHDDFRGRGVGSALLRAALDRFPKLTLDVNEQNPQAVGFYLHHGFVVAGRQETDSDGRPFPLLALKRA
- a CDS encoding endonuclease/exonuclease/phosphatase family protein, giving the protein MVMEARTRTRLVTGLLVLVGLPLLTVTVLRTIGWDGSGWYLTALLALTPYVVIYGVLLAALALVLRRWWVGGVALAMSALLAVYVAPRVMSDDQPAAQGKTVRVLAANLYLGQADPAALVRLVREQRIDVLNLLEMTPAAMSGLEKAGLFQTLPYRVLHPASGVDGSGIVSRYPLTEEDYTGDSAQKQPGAAADLGGGTTLELVAAHPRSPDSGYYQWEQEMRDLSRAIGEHGLRVVAGDFNATLDHAALRTVLSRGYVDAAEARGAGLVPTWSTSAVPLVPLDHVLVDRRVAIRDYRAFDVPGSDHRAVYAEVQLP